Proteins encoded in a region of the Streptomyces sp. NBC_00258 genome:
- a CDS encoding serine/threonine-protein kinase, whose translation MSEAERTGASRQDESDRLLAGRYRLGGVLGRGGMGTVWRAKDETLGRTVAVKELRLPARIDEDEKRRLITRTFREAKAIARIRNNGAVTVFDVIDEDNRPWIVMELVEGKSLAEVIREDGLLTPKRAAEVGLAILDVLRSAHREGILHRDVKPSNVLIAEDGRVVLTDFGIAQVEGDPSITSTGMLVGAPSYISPERARGHKPGPAADLWSLGGLLYASVEGVPPYDKGSAIATLTAVMTEPMEQPKNAGPLEKVIYGLLVKDPEQRLDDAGARAMLTEVLHAPEPKEDEPEPADATKVVPLPELPVDDAPAKKKSSGGKAAGGSKKGEEPVERLRGALRSVRKGKGAAAAAGAAAVAGARKAGAGKAGAGKAADTEAPAAPEGADGKAAKASTSASASAAPEASPSPSASASTPSSPAAPAPAPSDSAAEAAPRSASADSAGSAKGRDSAASVVNFSSVGGSSGGAGDTHPRTAAPRASLTDVVPRRTLMIVAVVVVLAVLGTILAVTLSGGDDSSAKENKGGDDKSVSSGASAGSDTKQDEKSGTEKDSGEKTDSAGGGANTGSSPSASASGETGGSKDDSGSGSGDGAAETYKSGQGFSIGLPKGWKYESTSAAGSRFAGPDGQKLLVGWTTTPKSDPVADWKNQEQFMQRPQYKRIRIEKVDYRGWNTADWEFTYVDGGTQYRSIDRGFVVNDGLGYGLMYTAKGSKWDTELRKNTWRTLTKSFEPKS comes from the coding sequence ATGTCGGAGGCGGAGCGCACGGGAGCATCCCGGCAGGACGAGAGCGATCGTCTTCTCGCCGGGCGATACCGGCTGGGAGGAGTCCTCGGCCGCGGCGGCATGGGCACCGTGTGGCGGGCCAAGGACGAGACGCTGGGCCGGACGGTCGCGGTCAAGGAACTGCGCTTGCCGGCGCGGATCGACGAGGACGAGAAGCGGCGGCTGATCACGCGGACCTTCCGTGAGGCCAAGGCCATCGCGCGGATCCGGAACAACGGCGCGGTGACGGTCTTCGACGTGATCGACGAGGACAACCGGCCGTGGATCGTGATGGAACTCGTCGAGGGCAAGTCGCTCGCCGAGGTCATCCGTGAGGACGGGCTGCTCACGCCGAAGCGCGCGGCCGAGGTGGGGCTGGCCATCCTCGACGTGCTGCGTTCGGCGCACCGCGAGGGCATCCTGCACCGGGACGTGAAGCCGTCGAACGTGCTCATCGCCGAGGACGGCCGGGTCGTGCTCACCGACTTCGGTATCGCTCAGGTGGAGGGCGACCCGTCCATCACCTCGACCGGCATGCTCGTCGGTGCGCCCTCCTACATCTCGCCCGAGCGCGCGCGGGGGCACAAGCCGGGCCCCGCGGCCGACCTGTGGTCGCTCGGCGGGTTGCTGTACGCGTCGGTGGAAGGCGTGCCGCCGTACGACAAGGGGTCCGCCATCGCGACGCTCACCGCGGTGATGACGGAGCCGATGGAGCAGCCCAAGAACGCCGGGCCGCTGGAGAAGGTCATCTACGGGCTGCTCGTCAAGGACCCCGAGCAGCGGCTCGACGACGCCGGGGCCCGGGCGATGCTCACCGAGGTGCTTCACGCGCCCGAGCCCAAGGAGGACGAGCCGGAGCCGGCGGACGCGACGAAGGTCGTGCCGTTGCCCGAGCTTCCGGTGGACGACGCCCCTGCCAAGAAGAAGAGTTCGGGCGGCAAGGCCGCGGGCGGGAGCAAGAAGGGCGAGGAGCCGGTGGAGCGGCTTCGCGGGGCCCTGCGTTCCGTGCGGAAGGGCAAGGGGGCTGCTGCCGCGGCGGGGGCTGCCGCGGTGGCCGGAGCCCGGAAGGCCGGTGCCGGGAAGGCCGGTGCCGGGAAAGCCGCGGACACCGAGGCTCCGGCGGCGCCGGAGGGGGCGGACGGCAAGGCTGCCAAGGCCTCGACATCAGCCTCGGCCTCGGCTGCTCCTGAAGCCTCCCCCTCCCCCTCCGCCTCAGCCTCGACCCCCTCTTCGCCTGCTGCCCCTGCCCCTGCCCCTTCTGACTCGGCCGCCGAGGCTGCTCCTCGCTCTGCCTCCGCGGATTCGGCCGGTTCGGCCAAGGGGCGTGATTCTGCTGCCTCCGTGGTGAACTTCAGTTCGGTGGGCGGGAGTTCGGGCGGTGCCGGGGACACGCATCCGCGGACCGCCGCGCCGAGGGCGTCGCTCACCGATGTGGTGCCCCGGCGGACGCTGATGATCGTCGCCGTGGTCGTCGTGCTGGCCGTGCTGGGCACGATCCTCGCCGTCACGCTCAGTGGCGGCGACGACTCCAGCGCCAAGGAGAACAAGGGCGGCGACGACAAGTCGGTGTCGAGCGGCGCGAGCGCGGGCAGCGACACCAAGCAGGACGAGAAGAGCGGTACGGAAAAGGACAGCGGAGAGAAGACCGACTCCGCCGGCGGAGGCGCGAACACCGGCAGTTCGCCGAGTGCGAGTGCGTCCGGTGAGACCGGCGGTTCGAAGGACGACTCCGGCAGCGGTTCGGGCGACGGCGCCGCGGAGACGTACAAGAGCGGGCAGGGGTTCTCGATCGGGCTGCCCAAGGGGTGGAAGTACGAGTCCACGAGTGCGGCCGGGTCCCGGTTCGCCGGTCCTGACGGGCAGAAGCTGCTGGTCGGATGGACCACGACGCCCAAGAGCGACCCGGTGGCGGACTGGAAGAACCAAGAGCAGTTCATGCAGCGGCCGCAGTACAAGCGCATCCGAATAGAGAAGGTGGACTACCGCGGCTGGAACACGGCCGACTGGGAGTTCACCTACGTTGATGGTGGGACCCAGTACCGGTCGATAGACCGCGGGTTCGTCGTCAACGACGGCCTCGGATATGGGCTCATGTACACCGCGAAGGGCTCGAAATGGGACACCGAACTTCGTAAAAATACGTGGCGGACGCTGACGAAGTCGTTCGAACCGAAGTCCTGA
- a CDS encoding serine/threonine-protein kinase, producing MQGLLLAGRYRLVDSIGSGGMGRVWRAHDEVLHRAVAIKELTAALYVADSDQPVLLARTRAEARAAARINHSAVVTVHDVLEHDGRPWIVMELVEGHSLADAVKDSGRVEPREAARVGLWVLRALRAAHAAGVLHRDVKPGNVLISNDRRVLLTDFGIAQVEGDTTITRTGEIVGSVDYLAPERVRGHDPGPSSDLWALGATLYTAVEGRSPFRRTTPLTTMQAVVGEEPDELTHAGALAPVIAALLRKDPAERPGPEEAEQMLAEAAEGRTPNSAQAYVPTEHVATSHESAESPQPPESPVPQGTYGPAHAAYGPQGVPGAQGTYGGPSGAHGVQGTPGVPGAHDPYGGRGGHDTYGSHGRPAPDPVVATMNQPTVAGTQRRKVSTLVLVVILAALVGGGGVAAMLYADGWGNDTNSTSSPDRSSPDPSSSTPSSSAGATDDGKGNQTPDTGAGGVPDGWERVNDPKGFSLVLPKGWKRQVENTQVDYTPDNGEHFVRIAIDDAPDFDTPYTHLLDLEEQLGRLQDYQRIGLEENTFRDRPGALWDFTWTALPKDTEFPGPRRASEQAYLSRDGVEYVIYMSAPAADWDTAKERFDTILRSWRPPGAQ from the coding sequence ATGCAGGGCCTGCTGCTGGCGGGGCGCTATCGGCTCGTCGACTCCATCGGCAGTGGTGGCATGGGCCGGGTGTGGCGTGCGCACGACGAGGTGCTGCACCGGGCCGTCGCCATCAAGGAGCTGACGGCCGCGCTCTATGTGGCGGACAGCGACCAGCCCGTGCTCCTCGCCCGGACCCGGGCCGAGGCGCGCGCGGCCGCGCGGATCAACCACTCGGCCGTCGTCACCGTGCACGACGTGCTGGAGCACGACGGCCGCCCGTGGATCGTGATGGAGCTGGTCGAGGGCCACTCGCTCGCCGACGCGGTCAAGGACTCCGGACGCGTCGAGCCCCGCGAGGCGGCGCGGGTCGGGCTGTGGGTACTGCGCGCGCTGCGGGCGGCGCACGCCGCGGGCGTACTGCACCGAGACGTCAAGCCCGGCAACGTACTGATCTCCAACGACCGGCGCGTCCTGCTCACCGACTTCGGGATCGCGCAGGTCGAGGGCGACACGACGATCACGCGCACCGGGGAGATCGTCGGCTCGGTCGACTATCTGGCGCCTGAGCGCGTACGCGGCCACGATCCGGGTCCCTCCTCCGATCTGTGGGCGCTCGGCGCGACGCTCTACACGGCGGTCGAGGGGAGGTCTCCGTTCCGGCGGACGACCCCGCTGACCACCATGCAGGCCGTGGTCGGCGAGGAGCCCGACGAGTTGACGCACGCCGGCGCGCTCGCGCCCGTCATCGCCGCGCTGCTGCGCAAGGATCCCGCCGAGCGGCCCGGGCCGGAGGAGGCCGAGCAGATGCTCGCCGAGGCCGCGGAGGGGCGCACACCGAATTCGGCGCAGGCCTATGTGCCGACGGAACATGTGGCCACCTCGCACGAGTCCGCCGAGTCCCCTCAGCCTCCCGAGTCGCCTGTGCCGCAGGGCACGTACGGGCCGGCCCATGCCGCTTACGGGCCACAGGGCGTCCCAGGAGCGCAGGGCACGTACGGCGGCCCGTCGGGCGCGCACGGAGTCCAGGGGACCCCTGGCGTTCCCGGCGCCCATGACCCCTACGGCGGCCGCGGCGGGCACGACACCTACGGCAGCCACGGCCGTCCCGCGCCCGACCCGGTCGTCGCCACCATGAACCAGCCGACGGTCGCCGGGACGCAGCGCCGCAAGGTCAGCACGCTCGTCCTCGTCGTCATTCTCGCCGCGCTCGTGGGCGGCGGAGGCGTCGCGGCGATGCTGTACGCGGACGGGTGGGGCAACGACACCAACTCGACGTCCTCGCCCGACCGCTCCTCACCCGACCCGTCCTCCTCCACCCCGTCGTCCTCGGCGGGGGCGACGGACGACGGGAAGGGGAACCAGACCCCGGACACGGGTGCCGGCGGTGTGCCGGACGGCTGGGAGCGCGTCAACGACCCCAAGGGTTTCAGCCTTGTCCTGCCCAAGGGCTGGAAGCGCCAGGTCGAGAACACCCAGGTCGACTACACGCCCGACAACGGTGAGCACTTCGTCCGTATCGCCATCGACGACGCCCCGGACTTCGACACCCCGTACACACATCTGCTCGACCTGGAGGAGCAGTTGGGGCGGCTGCAGGACTATCAGCGGATCGGTCTGGAGGAGAACACCTTCCGCGACCGCCCGGGCGCTCTCTGGGACTTCACCTGGACCGCGCTGCCGAAGGACACCGAGTTCCCCGGCCCGCGCCGGGCCAGCGAGCAGGCGTATCTCAGCCGTGACGGCGTCGAGTACGTGATCTACATGTCCGCGCCGGCGGCGGACTGGGACACCGCGAAGGAACGGTTCGACACCATCCTGCGCAGCTGGCGGCCCCCGGGCGCCCAGTGA
- a CDS encoding protein kinase, giving the protein MDDYAGRVLADRYRLPLPPSDEYELAESRAFDTYSGQEVLVRQVPLPEIVEAEVLDADGLPDGFVARDTGVRRPSARTTRRPTEPAVRRAIEAAQAAAQIPDHPRLDQVFDVFAEGGSLWIVSEMVAARPLAALLAERPLSPYRAAEVASDVLTALRVLHGHGWVHRNITARTVLVCDDGRVMLTGLAAGAAEEALCGYDPVPAADGEGEADGSGTADGPPGRMGPAGPAGSAGPSGPHGRLGHGQQGQSQQGGSGGVPGARVAGGGRAAVEAVPGGGGGLSPVPRAQASAAGQRALDAGGDVRAARAGAIAAYRAGARAAARVQEEQQGGRNAALPAPRSRPAEGEVEGEVGQTSGLGLEHTPPPGQIADPYGVGRSSSWHGAAPRHGAPELGGNGQNQPPALPGPGSSGNGGNGGNGSGVQGDGDGTGFPGNGNGVSHTGNSNGTAGHFASTSDPAYSTDPAYTADPAHTPGTATEAPTQWSRLTADPAPAAHRGPATALAAERARQARMTVVGPVTERWAPEQAGPVHENWQLAAPIGPATDLWALGALLFRAVQGHAPYPEENTAELVQLVCAEPPAFAEECGPLRPVVESLLRQDPTERLDFEELRGWLRSLVRSAPEPEAGTYVVAAPPVDPKRLPVVRRRGELVRRRRAGLPDTSPHGRHKRSKREAKPRRLGRTLLLLILLAMAAAVAYAVAFMPKSDNAGERTGSAGDIVSPAPGHSADTDTGTDGNAGTDPQDEKSPSKENSPTQSSSSGTQTTGPEVAQGFTLRKDSEGFRVAVANGWDRTGKNGRGQIVYSQGDFELLVVPGRDTTGEYGTDPMTYQREDERELQPFRDSTWATSSGMRRIEVGGRTMAEGQFTWQDSQGREVFVRNLAIIVDGRYHVVQVLGPEAERDEVTRLYEQASATYQPTG; this is encoded by the coding sequence GTGGACGACTATGCGGGACGGGTACTCGCAGACCGTTACCGTCTGCCGCTGCCACCGTCGGACGAGTACGAACTCGCCGAGTCCCGGGCCTTCGACACGTACAGCGGGCAGGAAGTCCTGGTCCGGCAGGTGCCGTTGCCCGAGATCGTCGAGGCGGAGGTGCTCGACGCGGACGGGCTGCCCGACGGGTTCGTGGCCCGGGACACCGGAGTGCGGCGGCCGTCCGCGCGGACCACACGGCGGCCCACCGAACCGGCGGTGCGGCGGGCGATCGAGGCCGCGCAGGCCGCGGCCCAGATCCCCGACCATCCGCGGCTCGACCAGGTCTTCGACGTGTTCGCCGAGGGCGGGTCGTTGTGGATAGTGAGTGAGATGGTGGCCGCGCGGCCACTGGCGGCGCTGCTCGCGGAGCGGCCGCTGAGTCCGTACCGGGCCGCGGAGGTGGCCTCCGACGTGCTGACCGCGCTGCGGGTGCTGCACGGCCATGGATGGGTGCACCGGAACATCACCGCGCGCACGGTGCTCGTCTGCGACGACGGGCGCGTGATGCTCACGGGGCTTGCCGCGGGGGCCGCGGAGGAGGCGCTGTGCGGGTACGACCCGGTGCCGGCCGCCGACGGTGAGGGCGAGGCGGACGGCTCCGGAACGGCAGACGGTCCGCCAGGTCGGATGGGTCCGGCAGGTCCGGCCGGCTCGGCAGGCCCGTCCGGGCCGCACGGCCGGCTCGGGCATGGTCAGCAGGGGCAGTCCCAGCAGGGCGGTTCCGGTGGTGTGCCCGGTGCTCGGGTTGCCGGTGGCGGTCGTGCCGCCGTCGAGGCCGTGCCCGGAGGCGGCGGAGGGCTGTCGCCCGTCCCTCGGGCACAGGCGTCGGCCGCGGGGCAGCGGGCGCTGGACGCCGGCGGTGATGTGCGGGCCGCGCGGGCCGGGGCCATCGCGGCCTACCGCGCGGGCGCGCGGGCCGCGGCCCGGGTGCAGGAGGAACAGCAGGGCGGCCGGAACGCGGCGTTGCCCGCGCCGAGGTCCCGGCCCGCCGAGGGCGAGGTCGAGGGCGAGGTCGGACAGACCTCCGGGCTCGGGCTGGAGCACACCCCGCCGCCGGGGCAGATCGCCGACCCGTACGGAGTGGGGCGGTCCAGTTCCTGGCACGGCGCGGCGCCGCGACATGGCGCCCCCGAGCTGGGCGGGAACGGACAGAACCAGCCTCCCGCGCTTCCCGGCCCCGGAAGCAGCGGCAATGGCGGCAACGGGGGTAACGGAAGTGGCGTACAGGGCGACGGTGACGGCACCGGATTCCCCGGGAACGGCAACGGCGTGTCCCACACCGGGAACAGCAACGGCACCGCCGGCCATTTCGCCAGCACCTCCGACCCCGCCTACAGCACGGACCCCGCCTACACCGCAGACCCTGCCCACACCCCCGGCACCGCCACCGAGGCCCCCACCCAGTGGAGCCGGCTGACCGCCGACCCCGCACCCGCCGCCCATCGGGGCCCCGCCACCGCCCTGGCGGCAGAGCGGGCCCGGCAGGCGCGGATGACCGTCGTCGGACCCGTCACCGAGCGCTGGGCGCCCGAGCAGGCCGGGCCCGTGCACGAGAACTGGCAGTTGGCGGCGCCGATCGGGCCCGCGACCGACCTGTGGGCGTTGGGGGCGCTGCTCTTCAGGGCCGTTCAGGGGCACGCGCCCTATCCCGAGGAGAACACCGCCGAGCTGGTGCAGCTGGTGTGCGCCGAGCCGCCCGCGTTCGCCGAGGAGTGCGGGCCGCTGCGGCCGGTCGTGGAGTCGCTGCTGCGTCAGGACCCCACGGAGCGGCTGGACTTCGAGGAGCTGCGCGGCTGGCTGCGTTCGCTGGTGCGGTCGGCGCCCGAGCCGGAGGCCGGGACGTACGTCGTGGCCGCGCCGCCCGTGGACCCCAAGCGGCTGCCCGTCGTGCGCCGCCGGGGCGAGCTGGTCCGAAGGCGCCGCGCCGGGCTGCCCGACACCAGCCCGCACGGCCGCCACAAGCGGTCCAAGCGGGAGGCCAAGCCCCGCCGGCTCGGCCGCACGCTGCTCCTGCTGATACTGCTGGCCATGGCGGCGGCCGTCGCGTATGCCGTGGCCTTCATGCCCAAGTCCGACAACGCCGGTGAGCGGACCGGTTCCGCGGGGGACATCGTCAGTCCGGCGCCGGGACACTCGGCCGACACGGACACCGGCACGGACGGGAACGCGGGCACGGATCCGCAGGACGAGAAGTCGCCTAGCAAGGAGAACAGCCCGACGCAGTCGTCCAGTTCCGGCACCCAAACCACCGGACCCGAGGTCGCACAGGGCTTCACCCTGCGCAAGGACTCCGAGGGCTTCCGCGTCGCGGTCGCCAACGGCTGGGACCGGACGGGAAAGAACGGCCGCGGCCAGATCGTCTACTCCCAGGGCGACTTCGAGCTGCTGGTGGTGCCGGGCCGCGACACGACCGGCGAGTACGGCACCGACCCGATGACGTACCAGCGTGAGGACGAGCGGGAGTTGCAGCCGTTCCGCGACTCGACGTGGGCCACGTCCAGCGGGATGCGGCGCATCGAGGTGGGCGGACGGACCATGGCCGAGGGGCAGTTCACCTGGCAGGACTCCCAGGGGCGCGAGGTCTTCGTACGCAATCTCGCGATCATCGTCGACGGGCGGTACCACGTGGTGCAGGTGCTCGGTCCGGAGGCCGAGCGGGACGAGGTGACACGGCTCTACGAGCAGGCGTCGGCGACCTATCAGCCCACTGGCTGA